The genomic interval AAATATAGAAGAATAGTGCTGAAGAGGATGAGCAGAACACAAGTATGGAGAAGCTGgacatctgtgcagaaaaacaaccggttgattccttcaaacaaccgattgaaattctgcagcagagtgagttgccccaagaatggaggattcttagagatctgtcagtggagaacatcattgggcaaataaaggaaggtgtctcaacacgtagctccatctcaaagttctgcaggcacactgcttttgtctcttaaattgaaccaaagtcaattgatgaagctctcaaggatgaaaagtgggttgaagctatgcatgaagagctgaatcagtttgcaaggaatgaggtatggtttcttgtccctaaaacagctgagatgaacatcattggttcgaagtgggtgtttagaaacaaactggatgaggatggtgtgatcacaaggaacaaagcaaggctagttgccaaaggctacaatcaagaggggggaattgattatggtgaaacctttgctcctgttgcaagattggaagctttgaggttgctgctggcttttgcatgtatgagtggctttaaactctttcaaatggagGTCAAAAGTGCCTTTTTAAATGgatacatcaatgaggaagtgtatgtggatcaaccaccgggctttgaagatcaccAATATCCCAATCATATCTTCAAGCTGAAAAAGGTTTTTGTTTGGGctgaagcaagctcctaggcagtggtatgaaaggcttagcaactttcttttgtctcatggctatgaaaggggaatgattGACAAGAATCTCTtaatcaaaaagtcaaattctgaaattatccttgtgcaaatctatgttgatgacatcatctttggtgctacacaagatagtttgtgtgaagaatttgtggctgctatgaaaggtgagtttgaaatgtctatgatgggagaattgtctttctttcttggattgcaggttaagcaaacaaaggatggaatctttctatgccaatcaaagtattgtaaagagattctcaagaaatttgaaatggagagttgcaaggaagcaagcacaccaatgccatcaagctacTACATGGATGCAAATGCTGTtggaaaaggggtagatcaaactaaatacagaggtttgattgaCTCTTTGCTCTATCTAACAACAAGTAGACCGGACATTATGTTTGCggtatgtctttgtgcaagatatcaagcaaatccgaaggagtcacacttcaaagctgcaaagagaattttgaaatatctcaaaggaacatcaattgttgggttatggtatccttctcactctcccattcatttaattggctattcagattctgattttgcaggatgcaagctagataggaaaagcacaagtggcacttgccaccttcttggttcaagcctcatctcatggcatagcaagaaacAAGCATCTgtggctctctctactgctgaggctgagtacATAGCTGTTGGAAGCTTTTAtgcacagattctatggctcaaacaacaacttgcagactttggatttcaaatcagcaaggtccctttgatgtgtgacaatacaagtgctatcaatcttaccaaaaatcagattcagcactcaagaactaagcatattgagatacgccatcatttcatcagggatcatgtgaGCAATGGGGACTTGCAGTGAAGTTTTTCAAGACAAAACTGCAGCTAGCagatatcttcacaaaacctttaccaaaagagaggttcttctttttgagaaatgagttaggtatccttgaccttcaaaatctttcctaaaTCGGTTTTAATACCTGTtagagtctatttgtgaagacaaatagggggagaattgattggttcttgtgtATTTTTCTCTGGAAGTGTTTAAAACTGCTGAAATCTCTgatattaaaactattttttcttatgctgatagaaacaaccgattgtttgtctgGAATATTGTTTTGAACATGTGAAAATCTAACCTGCTGTTGTAGGAAGCAATGGATTGTATATATGCtatttttgcaggaactgcttcagattcaatcaaatccaacacaagcaaccaaggatttgtcttcatcaaatagggggagattgtagaatcaagtgtgttcaagctttgaagaatccaaacccctttgaagtttgatgggaggctggttgtgcttgctgttgcaaaggtgttttagaataggatccgGGGTAGATtttctgtgtaaatccactcttgattgaatccaaagcttaagcattcttaaaccttttaattgaaagtgtttttcaaactaagtgaaaaacaacatgttgttttgtcgaaacaaccgattgttttatacttaggtgtttttagaaaggttgaaaactgtttttgatggttgacttgctgtcaaaccaaaacaaccaattgattcaagTATTCagccgattgtttgttttgggaccataacagaaaactgttttgtgctttgactgagcattaaatgattttataactgataacgctccagttttaaatgctttgaccagtctttgaaagcaataaatagtttgttatgtttgtgtaacaaacaagaattgggatttaatcaaagaaaaacagatttgagtttttcactgattttgcttttgaagagttgaagtttgcttggatcaagagagtgtggaataggattttcatcttgtattgatttcaaatctttctgtaacaagtgtaatccttttgtactttgaagaaactctgtgtgtgaagctgagaagtgctgtgtgttcttgaggttgtcaagatcaacattcttagtggtgtttgtgctgagccaaaggaagtgtgtgtcttgaggggatcaaggtcacttctttggtggtgttgtaagtaatttagggttgattgcttagtggattccccagtggtttctgggaagactggatgtagctcttggttaagagtgaaccagtgtAAACCTGTGCGTTcaatctttctatcccttgaactgtttaatttcagtttatattgtgaactggtataaacaaccgattgtttctgcgaaacaaccgattgtttctctggtgctgtgctaaattgctttgtgtttttggaaaactgaattctgaatcaagttttctcaaagtaatttcattctagacttaaaagtttgcgaaaaccctctttaaaccattcacccccctctagtttaaagccatactttCTTACAGTTTTGACCGATAACGAAAAGAGCATAGGGAAAATATTTCGTAGAGATCTACTGCCAGCCCATGCATCCTCCCAAAATCTCACCTTATCCCCACTTCCAACCAATTGCACTATGAAACCAACATACATCTTCTCCCTCACCACAACTCTTACAtaggtctctccaccaccaagagtATTTCTTCTCATTGCTACGACTTTGTTCTAGGTCCATACCATACTCAGACAACAAGACTTCTTTCCACAATCCCTTTTCTCCTCTCATAAGCCTCCACTTCCACTTCGCTAAAAGAGAACCATTGAATTTCTTAACATCTTTAACTAACAGCCCTCCCTTCTCCAAAGGACTGCATATTTTCTCCCAGCTCACCCATGGTATCGACCTGTTCTCCCTTCCCCAGCCCCACATGAATCTTCTTTGAATACTGATAATTCTATCACACACCGTTTTAGGCGCCTTGAAGAAGGAAAAGTAATATAACGTTAGAGATGTAAATACTGATTTAATTAGGCATATTCTGCCAGCCATAGACAAAAAACTCCCCTTCCAACCATTAAGCTTTGTGTTTATCTTTTCTATAATCAGCTCCCAATGCTTTTTCTTCTTGGGATTTCCTCTTATTTCCAGCCCCAAGTATTTAAAGGGTACCCTCATTATAGTACAATGTAAGCTCTTTGCATAAACCTCAAGGGTCTGAATTCCAACATTGATTCCTACAAGCTTTGACTTATGGAAGTTGATCTTCAATCCCGAGGCCAATTCATAGCACCTGAGTATTGCTTTTATAGTGAATACGTTAGAGTATGAGTCTTCACATAGGAAGAGGTATCATCAGCGAATTGTAGTATGCTGTCATCGACCTCCTTCCTACCCACCTAGATTCCTACAAGCACATTGGCTCTCAGTGCCTACCTAACAAGCCCAGTTAACCCTTCAGCAACCACAATAAACAGGAAATGTGCTAGGAGGTCTCCTTGTCTCAACCCTCTAGAGACTTTGAACTTTGAAGTAGGACTTCCATTAACCAAGATTGACACTGTTGCAGATTCCAAACAACCTCTAATCCACAAGATCCATTTCGTATGGAAACCCAGCCTCTGCAACATCTCAAATAGGAAAGCCCAACTCACTGAATCGTACGCCTTCTCATAGTCAATTTTTAGACACAAACCTCTGCTACCACACCTCCTTAGCTCATCAATAACCTCGTTAGGTACTAATACACTATCAAGAAGCCCTCTATCCTTCAGAAAGGCTGATTGACATTCATCAATGACCGAGGCTAGCACTTTCTTCATACGACAGGACAACACTTTGGATATAATTTTATAGAGAGAACCCACAAAAGATATGGATCTGTGATGATCTAACATTGAGGATCCTTCACTTTGGGCACAAGTGCTATGAACGATGCATTACTCCCCTTTGGCATGCGTCCAGAGTCTTGAAAGAAGTGTACTGCATCTAAGATGTCCTGCTTTAGAGCCTCCCAATTGTGTTTAATAAAGTTGAAGTTATAGCCATCTAGGCCTGGGCTTTTTGACCCCTCACACATCCACACAACTTCCTTAACCATCATCTTGGTTATCGAGAACCTCAATTTCCTTCAAAACCCTTTTCTTCTCAGTGCTAAATGTCCAGAAACGTCTCTATTCCATACTTTGAGGTCCCACTTAAGACATTTCAACTTGTTTTTTAGCTTTGTTATGTTGTCTCCTTGAACTGCATACGAACTCCACTTAGCTTTTACCATGTCCTTGAATTTGGGCTCCATTTGCCAAGAATCTATTGTCCTGAAGGGTCTGGGTCCCCAATCTTTTGAGACACATTTCACCACTATTGCACAATGGTCCGACACCTCTCTTGGTTGGATGTATTGTTTTTCCATAGGCCATTTGTGTAGCCAATCATCACACACCAACACTCTATCTAGTCTACTTTTTATTGTACCATTCGCCTTGAACCATGTATACTTCTTGCCCACTACCGACAGTTCCACCAGAAGGTTCCTTTcaatgaaattattaaaatcttTGATCTCACTCTTTTGGCTACCCCTTTCTCCTACACCTTTTCTTTCGTCTGCACATCTAACCGCATTAAAATCTCCACAAAAACACCATGCTCAGATCAGATTggtatttttcatatttgttaGTTCCTCCCACAAGGCCACCTTGTCAGTCATATTGCAAGCCGCATACACATTAACCACCACGCATTTTAGCTTTGTGCTAGTATGCTGGCCGAATATTGCAATAAACCCCCTACCCTCCACATGCCTTTCACATATGAATGCTTGTTTGTGCCACATTACTAACATGCTTCCAGCCCCGCTTATACCTTCGTTGTGTATCCAACCCATCTCATTATTCCCCCACAAAGCAAAGCAACGCGCATTCGAAAACTCAGTTATTTGGGTTTCTTGTAGACACACCACTTCCACCCACTccttaaaaataatgtttttcaaGTATTTAGCCTTGGTTCCCCCTCTCGCTCCTCTTATATTCAAGTTTGCTATGATCATATAAAACTCCCCTTATTTCCCTCCTCATGCTTCTTCAAAACCTCAAGATCTCTTGCTTCCATTTTTCTATTTCCTTAACCACatcatcctcatcctcttgACAAGCAACCCCGAGCCATTTTCCAGCCACCCAAAGATCAAGTGGTTCTTCCTCTTTTCCATCCTTCCTACATCTGCTATTTCCTTTAGCAATATCTCCATCAGACACAATATTAGAGATTTTATTGACCCTTGAATCTCTACAACTTTCATCGGATATGTTTACTGCTTCAAGTCGGATTTTTCCCTGCGACCTCCTACTGGATTTTCCCAACTCCCACAGCCCTTTACGCCTTCTATGCCTAATTGGTATTACATAGCTGGCCTCCTTTGCgccttcttcttcaccaagagtCGCAATTTGTTCATCCTGGTTGTCACCGCCCCTTTGGTTAGATCTGTCGTCGCTGTTGGAATCTGTAACGCACTTCTCCCCTTGCACCGAGTCCCCTTCTAATCGGCCGATAGCAACCTCTCTCCTCCCAGACTATCTATTTTCTACACACCTTTTTTCCCATCTAGAATTTTCTTCGGAATCCTCCCCATGCAAATTCTCTTTGTCAGCCCCATCTTCACACAACGTTGATAGATGCATGTCGCACTCCATGTCCCCTTCTGCCTCCCTTCGATTTGTACCAGACGTCGAATGGGCGGAGGCATTGGATACATAGTGTGGGCTATCTTCTTCCCGTATGGGCTCTACCCCTCTCTCCTGATGGGCCATCATCCCGTACCCCTCGTGGCCCACACACTTTTTAGCTTTGCTACAATTTGATGCCTCCAAAGCTACAAGTAGGTTGGTTAACGCTTCTTGAACAAAATTACTTTTGCATGCAATGTTGACCATATGGGATACGGACAAAGCTGATTCCCCTGCAGCAACCCCTGCAAATTTTCCTTCAACTCCTTTGCCTTATTCATGTAAGCACTGACACCTTTCTCCTGCCCCTGATTATCTTGCATTTCCCCTTCCTTCTCATTCGAAAATTTTGTCTTATTTGGTGTGTTACCTTTCCCACCTTCCTTTAATTCCTTCGGCCATCGCAGCTCCTCCTCCCCTAGCTTGCCCTCTTCATCAACACTCTTCTCCGATAAGTTAGTTCCCTCCACGAAGGATTCTGATGAGGTTACGCTGTTTGAGGATGCATAGTGATTATACGTGAACTTGCATTTACCTTCTAAGAAATTAGGTTGCTCTTCTTCCATGTATATATTTAAGATTTGACCATTGATCTTCATCCCCTTTTTTAATCTCACATTGCACGATTTAAGGGTGCGCACCTGGAGTCTGGCATACTCAAGGTTATCCCCCTCTTCCGTTGCTTTATCGACATCCACCGAGGAGGTTACCTCCCCTACCACTTTAGAAAAACAGTCCCTATTCCATAAAGATATAGGGAGGCCATAACATCTAACCCATATGACTTTGTGACCTGTTACATGTGCATCAGACCATGGCTCTATAACCTCGAAAACACTTTCGAACCACTATTTATTGATTCTGATAATATCCTCCATCCTATCTCCCTGGTTGGGTGTCATGAGTGCCATATTATTCCCCAAGTATCTCACCTTtctttgttagaatatatggccttaaatgagaggggggggggggtgtggGGGaaccaaagcttgatgtgaatgttcaaatcttagaaacaaaatttctcaaactgaaaaatcaaatttgttttcttctttttgtttgaaaacataaacaaaccatttatacttTCAACACATTggttaatgaaggagcgtattcagttgaaaaacatttaaagcagattcaacattcaaaacataattttgttaggcttttcaaagaaacaatcggttgaaaccacgaaacaaccgattgtttggcttgacagttaagtcaaccaaactaaaatagttttcaaccttttcaaaactcctaagagtaaaacaaccagttgattcgacaaaataacaagttgtttttcacttagttggaaaaacacttgatttcaaaaaggtttttgTATCGCCCtagtagtcggaagtgatgacgaggcatcaagctattatataggcgtgttggacgggacacctggctggcagaagggaaggaag from Phaseolus vulgaris cultivar G19833 chromosome 1, P. vulgaris v2.0, whole genome shotgun sequence carries:
- the LOC137815873 gene encoding uncharacterized mitochondrial protein AtMg00810-like, with protein sequence MESCKEASTPMPSSYYMDANAVGKGVDQTKYRGLIDSLLYLTTSRPDIMFALDRKSTSGTCHLLGSSLISWHSKKQASVALSTAEAEYIAVGSFYAQILWLKQQLADFGFQISKGSCEQWGLAVKFFKTKLQLADIFTKPLPKERFFFLRNELGILDLQNLS